ACGAGTGAAAGCTTTGTTAGTCAAGTAGTTTATTTATTGTAGAACCGGACGTTCAGCCGAAAAGACCCCGCGAGCCGGGGCGCTGACGCCCAAAAAACCAATCCATTATGCCTAGATCTGTAAACAGTGTCGCATCAAGGGCACGCCGCAAGAAAGTTTTGAAGGAAACCCGCGGTAACTTCCTCGCCCGGAAAAATGTCTGGACCGTAGCGAAGAATACCTATGAGAAGGGTCTCACCTATGCGTACCGCGACCGCAAGACCAAGAAGCGCAACTTCCGTTCGCTCTGGATCACCCGCATCAACGCAGCTGCCCGCCAGCATGGTATGAACTACTCCCAGTTCATGGGTAAGCTCGCCCAGCAGAATGTGGGTCTGAACCGCAAGGTCCTCGCTGACCTCGCGATGAACAATCCGCAGGCTTTCGAAGCTATCGTCAATTCGGTAAAATAGCTCTGTGCCTTGACCGTCAAGGGAATAGATAAGAAATCTTGGGTGCGGTTCGCCATTTGGGCCGCACTTTATGTCGCGTGGATCGCGTGGCACGGAAACTGGTGGTGGCTCCTGGGCCTTCCCGTGGTTTTCGAGTTTACTGCGAGCCGGCGGCTCAAGGCGTGGTTTGAGAAGATCGCGCAGAAGAGCCGTGGCCTCAAGACGACGCTGGGCTGGGTGGACGCCCTGCTCTTCGCCGTGATCGTGGTCACGTTCATCAACGTCTTCTTCTTCCAGGCCTTCAAGATTCCTTCCTCCTCCATGGAGAGTTCCCTCCTGACGGGTGATTATCTCTTCGTCAGCAAGACGGCCTACGGCCCGAAGCTGCCGCAGACGCCGCTTTCCGTTCCTTTCGTCCACAACACCATGCCCTTCTCCGGGAAAGAGAGCTACTCCACCGCCCTGCAGTTCAAGTATCGGCGGATCAAGGGATTCGGCCACGTCCAGCGCAACGACTACGTGGTCTTCTCGTTCCCGCACGGGGATACGGTGCTCGCCAAAGCCCCCGCCGAGGATTATTACACGCATGTGCGCATGACCTCGCGGGAGTACGCGGAGAAGATGTACGGGCCCATCAAGGTCCGGCCGGTGGACAAGAAGGACCATTATGTGAAGCGTTGCGTGGCGGTGGCGGGCGATACGCTGCGGGTCGTCGACGGCTGGGTCTTTGTGAACGGCCAGCCGCAGGAGCGCTATCCTGGCATCCAGAACACGTACCGTGTGGTCACGGACGGTTCCGCCATCAATTCGGTGCTGCTGCGCGACATGGGATTCAACCAGGGCGAGGTCTGGTACAGCCAGACGCTGCCGGGCTATCCCGCGCTGCCGCTCACGGACGAGAGATACGAAAAAGTGAAGGCTTTGGCCAACGTGGTGAGCGTCGAACAGAATGTCGACGTGTATCCGCCCGATTATCCCGATTCGGAACTGATGTTGTTCCCCTTCGTGGCAACGGGCTGGACGCGCGATAATTATGGTCCGCTGTGGATTCCGGCAAAGGGGGAGTCC
This sequence is a window from Fibrobacter sp.. Protein-coding genes within it:
- the rplT gene encoding 50S ribosomal protein L20, yielding MPRSVNSVASRARRKKVLKETRGNFLARKNVWTVAKNTYEKGLTYAYRDRKTKKRNFRSLWITRINAAARQHGMNYSQFMGKLAQQNVGLNRKVLADLAMNNPQAFEAIVNSVK
- the lepB gene encoding signal peptidase I, whose protein sequence is MVTFINVFFFQAFKIPSSSMESSLLTGDYLFVSKTAYGPKLPQTPLSVPFVHNTMPFSGKESYSTALQFKYRRIKGFGHVQRNDYVVFSFPHGDTVLAKAPAEDYYTHVRMTSREYAEKMYGPIKVRPVDKKDHYVKRCVAVAGDTLRVVDGWVFVNGQPQERYPGIQNTYRVVTDGSAINSVLLRDMGFNQGEVWYSQTLPGYPALPLTDERYEKVKALANVVSVEQNVDVYPPDYPDSELMLFPFVATGWTRDNYGPLWIPAKGESVVLTADNLPFYRRIIEVYEGNSFEEVGEGRYRINGEETDSYTFQMDYYFMMGDNRHNSLDSRYWGFVPEDHIVGKPRVIWMSTDANQKFPRNIRWRRLLKFL